In Janibacter alkaliphilus, the following proteins share a genomic window:
- a CDS encoding nuclear transport factor 2 family protein, translating into MSDIVTTYLATWNATDEATRADLLQRHWSPDCLYVDPMARATGREQVGATVGAVHQQFPGFVLSQVGEADTHAEQTRFRWGLGPAGEEPVVIGFDVLVTDGDETIREVRGFLDQVPA; encoded by the coding sequence ATGAGCGACATCGTCACCACCTACCTCGCCACCTGGAACGCCACCGACGAGGCGACCCGCGCCGATCTGCTGCAGCGGCACTGGTCGCCGGACTGCCTCTACGTCGACCCGATGGCCCGGGCCACCGGTCGCGAGCAGGTCGGCGCCACCGTCGGCGCCGTGCACCAGCAGTTCCCCGGCTTCGTCCTCAGCCAGGTCGGCGAGGCCGACACCCACGCCGAGCAGACCCGCTTCCGCTGGGGTCTCGGTCCGGCCGGCGAGGAGCCGGTCGTCATCGGCTTCGACGTGCTCGTCACCGACGGCGACGAGACCATCCGCGAGGTGCGCGGCTTCCTCGACCAGGTGCCCGCCTGA